One window of Lytechinus variegatus isolate NC3 chromosome 2, Lvar_3.0, whole genome shotgun sequence genomic DNA carries:
- the LOC121408142 gene encoding uncharacterized protein LOC121408142, which yields MVNNRLDRLKGLLCQFMEALPAKQDDMAGMGHAHPERHFDCGRNETASIASHAEGIMEVEYECTSAELESCMDMTESQKVPAFAAKFALALDIGQPLEEELANSWNYLLSHHLEEKVLDETSSKYPCPSNYKVIDAPKVNQTIWDNLSASVRTKDVKLQRVQKSLMRGISAYISLLDQNNMSSEQQDELALLCDADFEMNVLRKELIKPVLNTKFTHLCKPTNPVNKVPIRR from the coding sequence ATGGTGAACAATCGTCTCGACAGACTCAAAGGCTTACTTTGCCAATTTATGGAGGCTCTTCCCGCTAAACAAGATGATATGGCAGGCATGGGACATGCACACCCAGAGCGACATTTTGATTGTGGTCGCAATGAAACAGCCTCCATCGCAAGCCATGCAGAGGGAATTATGGAAGTTGAATATGAGTGCACAAGTGCAGAGTTGGAGTCTTGCATGGACATGACTGAATCACAAAAAGTTCCAGCTTTTGCTGCTAAATTTGCATTAGCATTAGACATTGGGCAACCCCTTGAGGAAGAACTGGCTAACTCGTGGAATTACTTATTGAGCCATCACTTAGAGGAAAAAGTGCTGGATGAGACCAGCAGCAAATATCCATGCCCGTCAAACTACAAAGTCATTGACGCTCCGAAAGTTAATCAGACAATTTGGGACAATTTGTCTGCCTCTGTTCGTACCAAGGATGTCAAACTTCAGAGGGTCCAAAAATCTCTTATGAGGGGCATCTCGGCTTACATCAGTCTTCTTGATCAAAATAACATGTCTTCTGAGCAACAAGATGAGTTGGCATTGTTATGCGATGCTGATTTTGAGATGAATGTCCTCCGCAAAGAACTGATAAAGCCAGTTCTTAACACTAAGTTCACTCATCTTTGTAAGCCCACAAACCCAGTAAACAAAGTACCTATTCGGAGATGA